From a single Limibacillus halophilus genomic region:
- a CDS encoding trimeric intracellular cation channel family protein, with protein MGGYAVWLDLLGVAVFALTGALVASRQQMDLIGFGLMASVTGVGGGTLRDLLLERSVFWVDDPRYILVCLTVALLVYFVAPAIQRRYVVVLWADAVGISTYAVMGAHLALKAGAAAPVALVMGVMTATFGGLLRDVICNEKPLILKSEVYASAAAIGALVHILLVELGTSVTIAAMLGFLMAFAIRAGGIVYGLSLPGFKPRPPRPGSG; from the coding sequence ATGGGTGGTTACGCGGTCTGGCTCGACCTTTTAGGGGTAGCAGTCTTCGCTTTGACCGGAGCGTTGGTTGCCTCTCGGCAGCAAATGGACCTGATCGGCTTTGGCTTGATGGCGAGTGTTACCGGCGTTGGCGGCGGTACGCTACGTGACCTCCTTCTCGAGCGTTCGGTGTTTTGGGTCGACGATCCCCGCTATATCCTTGTTTGTCTGACCGTCGCACTCCTCGTTTACTTTGTTGCACCCGCAATTCAGCGCCGGTATGTGGTCGTGCTTTGGGCCGATGCCGTTGGTATTTCGACCTATGCCGTCATGGGCGCGCACTTGGCCTTGAAGGCAGGGGCGGCGGCACCTGTTGCGCTGGTTATGGGGGTGATGACGGCAACTTTCGGCGGTCTGTTGCGCGACGTCATCTGTAACGAAAAGCCCTTGATCTTGAAGTCTGAAGTCTACGCGAGCGCAGCCGCCATAGGCGCCTTGGTTCACATCCTTTTGGTGGAGCTGGGGACGAGCGTCACTATTGCCGCGATGCTCGGATTCTTGATGGCTTTCGCCATTCGGGCAGGGGGCATTGTTTACGGACTGTCGTTGCCGGGTTTCAAACCGCGTCCGCCACGTCCAGGCAGCGGCTGA
- a CDS encoding GNAT family N-acetyltransferase, with protein sequence MPRNELGQEIGEALSGWKPRAAPPGEATMDGRFCKLERLSAGRHAAGLYDAFCEDKENRIWTYLPYGPFASLSEFRAWIESDASGEDPLFHTIIDAADGKPIGVASYLRITPAVGVIEVGHINFSPRLQRRAAATEAMYLMMARVFDELGYRRYEWKCDSLNKGSRRAAERLGFRFEGVFRQATIYKQRNRDTAWYAILDSEWPRLKRGFESWLSPGNFNADGQQKRSLSDCFPAEA encoded by the coding sequence ATGCCACGAAATGAACTGGGTCAGGAGATCGGAGAGGCCCTGTCGGGTTGGAAGCCCAGAGCCGCGCCGCCCGGCGAGGCCACTATGGACGGCCGATTCTGCAAACTGGAACGCCTGTCCGCGGGCCGTCACGCCGCCGGGCTCTATGATGCGTTTTGTGAGGACAAGGAAAACCGTATTTGGACCTACCTTCCTTACGGACCGTTCGCGAGCTTATCCGAGTTTCGCGCCTGGATTGAAAGTGACGCATCGGGCGAGGACCCATTATTCCATACGATTATAGACGCGGCCGACGGCAAGCCAATCGGGGTTGCCAGTTACCTGAGAATCACCCCGGCGGTCGGTGTCATAGAGGTTGGGCACATCAACTTCTCACCCCGTTTGCAGCGCCGCGCCGCGGCGACTGAGGCCATGTACCTTATGATGGCCCGCGTTTTCGATGAGCTGGGTTACCGCCGATACGAGTGGAAATGTGATTCACTGAATAAGGGCTCAAGGCGTGCGGCCGAGCGTTTGGGCTTCCGGTTCGAGGGTGTTTTCAGGCAGGCAACGATCTACAAGCAGCGAAACCGAGACACGGCTTGGTACGCTATCCTCGACAGCGAATGGCCCCGCCTGAAACGGGGTTTCGAGAGCTGGCTGTCGCCCGGAAATTTTAACGCCGATGGGCAGCAGAAGCGTTCCTTGTCGGACTGTTTCCCGGCAGAGGCTTGA
- the glyA gene encoding serine hydroxymethyltransferase, with protein sequence MTELARRAWVPQACEDYIADIASQTAAEQSDALAARLDSLIVENRRIHEAECINLNPATNVMNPRAEAVLAEGLGSRPSLGYPGDKYEMGLEAIEKIEVIAAALAAEIFQAPYAEIRVPSGALGNLYAFMATTKPGDSIIVPPPAIGGHVTHQKAGAAGLYGLDIHNAPVDADGYSLDIAALRVQALALRPKLITIGASLNLFPHPVAKVRAIADEVGAYVLFDAAHLCGMIAGGAWPNPLHQGAHLMTMSTYKSLGGPAGGLIVSNDAELAQRLDAIAFPGLTANFDAAKSAALAFTLLDWRDHGKAYSSAMRDMAQALAQSCLAEGLPVFAAKKGATESHQFALEAASFGGGQAAAKHLRRANFLTCGIGLPLAPVPGDMNGLRFGTPEVVRWGMTPKDAPELAKLLAAALRSDHPEVLAEQTMAFRRRFSSLHYIR encoded by the coding sequence ATGACGGAACTGGCGCGGCGGGCTTGGGTGCCGCAAGCCTGTGAGGACTACATTGCCGATATCGCTAGCCAAACGGCTGCGGAGCAAAGCGACGCACTGGCAGCGCGACTGGATAGCTTGATCGTGGAGAACAGGCGTATCCATGAAGCCGAGTGCATCAATCTAAATCCGGCAACGAACGTGATGAATCCAAGAGCCGAAGCTGTGCTGGCGGAGGGACTCGGCTCACGCCCATCTTTAGGCTATCCGGGCGACAAGTATGAAATGGGCTTGGAGGCTATCGAAAAGATCGAGGTGATAGCCGCAGCACTTGCGGCCGAGATTTTTCAGGCACCTTACGCCGAAATTCGTGTGCCTTCCGGCGCACTTGGCAATCTCTATGCTTTCATGGCGACCACAAAACCCGGTGATAGCATCATCGTCCCGCCGCCCGCTATTGGTGGGCACGTGACTCACCAAAAGGCCGGTGCGGCTGGTTTGTACGGGCTGGACATTCACAATGCCCCCGTCGATGCGGATGGCTACAGCTTGGATATCGCGGCGCTGAGGGTCCAAGCGCTGGCGCTGCGGCCCAAGCTGATTACCATAGGCGCTAGCCTCAACCTTTTCCCGCATCCGGTCGCCAAGGTGCGGGCTATTGCCGATGAAGTCGGGGCTTACGTGCTTTTCGATGCGGCACATCTCTGTGGGATGATCGCCGGAGGCGCTTGGCCGAACCCTCTGCACCAAGGCGCCCACTTGATGACCATGAGCACATACAAAAGCCTTGGTGGTCCAGCCGGCGGCCTAATTGTGTCCAACGACGCTGAACTGGCTCAACGCCTGGATGCGATTGCTTTCCCCGGTCTTACCGCGAATTTCGATGCGGCCAAGTCTGCCGCGCTGGCATTCACGCTCTTGGACTGGCGTGACCATGGAAAAGCTTACTCGTCCGCCATGCGCGACATGGCTCAAGCCCTTGCGCAATCCTGCCTTGCAGAGGGTTTGCCGGTATTTGCAGCCAAGAAAGGGGCGACGGAATCGCATCAGTTTGCGTTGGAGGCAGCGTCCTTCGGTGGCGGTCAGGCGGCGGCAAAACACTTGCGGCGGGCCAACTTCCTGACCTGCGGTATAGGATTGCCCCTGGCGCCGGTTCCTGGCGACATGAATGGCCTGCGATTCGGAACGCCGGAAGTGGTTCGTTGGGGCATGACGCCAAAGGACGCCCCGGAACTGGCGAAACTTCTGGCGGCGGCGTTGCGCAGTGATCACCCCGAAGTGCTGGCCGAGCAAACTATGGCGTTCCGTAGGCGTTTTTCCAGCCTGCACTACATTCGTTGA
- a CDS encoding sulfite exporter TauE/SafE family protein, translated as MEFENFLIITVIFLLAGLVKGVVGLGLPTVSIAALTATLGLPTAMAVVLLPSFITNLWQAVAGGALREVLKRLWPLFLAVVLTTWLGVSVLAVSDEAILSALLALIVILYSATSLMGLQAPRPGGAEGWLSPLVGCINGILTGLTGSFIFPGVLYLQALGLPRDILVQAMGMLFLVSTLALAGSLGGHGLMTQELGLQSLWSVVPALVGMVGGQKLRKRLSETHFRKILFWALLLLGGYILYRSL; from the coding sequence ATGGAATTTGAGAATTTTCTCATCATTACCGTGATCTTCCTGCTCGCTGGGCTTGTCAAAGGGGTCGTTGGCCTTGGTTTGCCTACCGTTTCCATCGCTGCCTTGACAGCGACGCTGGGCTTGCCGACCGCAATGGCTGTCGTACTTCTCCCCTCTTTCATAACCAACCTCTGGCAAGCTGTGGCAGGAGGAGCGCTGCGGGAAGTGCTTAAGCGACTTTGGCCTTTGTTTCTGGCCGTCGTGTTAACGACCTGGCTGGGCGTCAGTGTGCTTGCGGTCAGCGATGAGGCGATCCTCTCGGCGCTGCTGGCCTTGATCGTCATCCTCTATTCCGCCACGAGCCTCATGGGCTTACAGGCACCAAGGCCCGGCGGGGCGGAGGGTTGGTTGTCACCGCTGGTCGGTTGTATCAACGGCATTCTTACCGGCTTGACCGGGTCCTTCATATTTCCAGGTGTTCTATACTTGCAGGCGCTCGGCTTGCCGCGCGACATTTTGGTCCAGGCCATGGGCATGCTGTTTCTGGTATCGACTCTTGCCTTGGCCGGCTCACTCGGCGGTCATGGATTGATGACGCAGGAGCTGGGCTTGCAATCCTTGTGGAGTGTCGTTCCTGCACTCGTTGGCATGGTCGGCGGACAAAAGCTCCGTAAGCGCTTGTCCGAAACCCACTTCCGCAAAATCCTGTTCTGGGCCCTGCTGCTACTGGGCGGGTACATTCTTTACCGCTCCTTATAA
- the nthA gene encoding nitrile hydratase subunit alpha codes for MDDHKEREHSHSGHGHGHGHGHDEHDAPHSHLPSDPALRVKALETLLVDKGLVDPAALDALIETYEHKIGPRNGAKVVAKAWCDPDFKAWLLRDATAAIASLGFTGRQGEHMVAVENSAALHNMVVCTLCSCYPWSVLGIPPVWYKSEAYRSRAVIDPRGVLSEFGVTLPETAAVKVWDSTAEVRYLVIPQRPEGTDGLNEEQLAELVTRNSMIGTELLSADSGSEQP; via the coding sequence ATGGACGACCACAAAGAGCGGGAGCATAGCCACAGCGGACACGGGCACGGGCATGGGCATGGGCACGACGAGCATGATGCGCCTCATTCCCATTTGCCCTCGGACCCGGCGTTAAGAGTGAAGGCGCTGGAAACGCTGCTCGTCGACAAGGGGCTTGTGGACCCGGCGGCGCTTGACGCCTTGATAGAGACTTACGAGCACAAGATCGGGCCAAGAAACGGCGCCAAGGTAGTGGCAAAAGCCTGGTGCGATCCAGACTTCAAGGCTTGGTTGCTGAGGGATGCAACCGCCGCCATCGCCAGCCTAGGCTTCACCGGCCGCCAGGGCGAGCATATGGTGGCCGTGGAGAACAGCGCAGCGCTACACAACATGGTCGTCTGCACGCTCTGTTCCTGTTACCCCTGGTCGGTCTTGGGAATTCCGCCCGTCTGGTACAAGTCCGAAGCTTACCGTTCACGCGCCGTGATCGATCCGCGCGGTGTGCTTAGTGAGTTTGGTGTTACCTTGCCGGAAACAGCCGCAGTGAAGGTCTGGGATTCAACGGCCGAGGTCCGTTATCTCGTGATCCCCCAACGCCCGGAGGGTACCGACGGTCTGAACGAGGAACAGTTGGCCGAACTCGTCACCCGTAACTCCATGATCGGTACGGAGCTATTGTCCGCTGATTCAGGAAGCGAGCAACCATGA
- the nthB gene encoding nitrile hydratase subunit beta, with translation MNNIHDMGGMQGFGAIPIEENEPVFHSEWEAKAMAITVAMGAWGRWNIDASRHARERLAPQEYLNLTYYERWIAALADLMVDRGLVTVSELQSGKPDGGATTAQPPLTADKVAAVLARGGPVLREIDTAPRFKIGDSVRTARDNPDGHTRLPRYARGRQGVITLHHGAHVFPDSNAKGLGEAPQHLYAVTFNATELWGRHASAKDSVTLDAWESYLEPA, from the coding sequence ATGAACAACATCCATGACATGGGCGGAATGCAGGGCTTCGGCGCCATCCCCATTGAGGAGAATGAACCGGTTTTCCACAGTGAGTGGGAAGCAAAAGCCATGGCGATTACCGTCGCGATGGGTGCATGGGGGCGTTGGAACATCGACGCTTCGCGGCATGCCCGAGAGCGTCTGGCACCGCAGGAATACCTGAACCTAACCTACTACGAGCGCTGGATTGCAGCGCTTGCGGACCTGATGGTGGATCGAGGCTTGGTAACAGTCAGCGAGCTGCAAAGCGGCAAACCCGATGGCGGTGCGACGACCGCTCAACCGCCGTTGACCGCCGACAAGGTCGCGGCGGTGCTAGCCCGCGGTGGCCCGGTGCTTAGGGAAATCGACACAGCCCCCCGTTTCAAAATTGGCGATTCAGTCAGGACCGCAAGAGACAACCCGGACGGCCATACACGGCTGCCGCGCTATGCAAGAGGAAGACAGGGCGTCATTACGCTTCATCATGGCGCCCATGTGTTCCCGGACAGCAACGCCAAAGGGCTTGGCGAAGCGCCGCAGCATCTTTACGCCGTTACTTTCAATGCCACGGAGCTGTGGGGTCGGCATGCGAGCGCCAAGGATTCGGTGACCCTGGACGCATGGGAGAGCTATCTTGAGCCGGCCTGA
- a CDS encoding nitrile hydratase accessory protein has product MSRPESLTSSDVPSLPDVPSSSDMPVFVEPWHAQVFALAVRLSEQGHFTWPEWAATFSEELARASAAGAPKDGSAYYDVWLTALETMLLDRNLATPEQLSDLKQAWTDAYLSTPHGAPVHLKR; this is encoded by the coding sequence TTGAGCCGGCCTGAGAGCCTAACCTCGTCTGACGTGCCATCCTTGCCTGACGTGCCTTCCTCGTCAGATATGCCAGTCTTTGTCGAACCCTGGCATGCGCAGGTTTTCGCACTCGCCGTCAGGCTTTCGGAGCAGGGGCATTTCACCTGGCCCGAATGGGCCGCAACTTTTAGTGAAGAACTTGCCCGGGCTTCTGCTGCCGGGGCTCCGAAAGACGGATCGGCCTATTACGACGTCTGGCTGACCGCGTTGGAAACGATGCTGCTGGATCGGAACCTGGCCACGCCCGAGCAACTGAGCGATCTCAAGCAAGCCTGGACCGATGCTTATCTCAGCACGCCTCACGGAGCGCCCGTGCATCTGAAGCGTTGA
- a CDS encoding MFS transporter: MPVTPAPHFRFRPRKFGQKAIWQLAFAETIVWAGFYYLFPALLPRWEQDFGWAKTDITIAMTLALVVSALATPYAGSLIDRGHGRTLLVGCAAFGSLLVASLTLVSTPLQFYGLWLLIGLMMGGSLYDPCFSFLTRTYGGGARQAITLVALVAGFAGTLSFSLSNILAEPFGWRVSALTFAVLLLLVAAPLFWLGTRPGNTNSEATETETPDSQKAGRRMARSKAFRNPVFWFLATAFSLIYLNHGMMITHFLPMLDERGVSLEIAVVAISFIGPLQVAGRVVMVMVEKRVSTRAICTTAFASMVLASAALFAAHWSLLLLPLFVLFQGASIGVMSILRPVVTAEYLGRAHFGTVYGVLAMPVTASFAFAPWLGAIIWTFGGYDSLLFATAIMALAALLFFVLAATHRQSA, translated from the coding sequence ATGCCTGTCACCCCTGCCCCGCATTTTCGCTTCCGGCCCCGGAAATTCGGGCAAAAAGCCATTTGGCAGTTGGCCTTTGCCGAGACGATTGTCTGGGCGGGGTTCTATTATCTTTTTCCAGCCCTGCTCCCCCGCTGGGAACAGGACTTTGGCTGGGCCAAGACCGATATCACCATCGCAATGACCCTGGCCCTGGTGGTCTCTGCCTTGGCAACACCTTACGCCGGAAGTTTGATAGATAGGGGACACGGACGCACCCTGTTGGTCGGTTGCGCCGCCTTCGGCAGCCTACTTGTCGCCAGCCTGACTTTGGTTTCGACGCCGTTGCAGTTTTACGGCCTTTGGCTCTTGATCGGGCTCATGATGGGCGGGTCTCTTTACGACCCTTGCTTTAGTTTCCTGACCCGGACCTATGGCGGCGGCGCGCGCCAGGCCATTACCTTGGTTGCTCTAGTCGCGGGTTTCGCCGGGACTTTGTCGTTCTCGCTCTCGAATATTCTCGCCGAGCCATTTGGCTGGCGCGTCAGCGCACTGACCTTCGCTGTGTTGCTCCTCTTGGTTGCGGCCCCGCTGTTCTGGCTAGGCACTAGGCCCGGAAACACAAATTCCGAGGCAACCGAAACAGAGACACCCGATAGCCAAAAGGCCGGGCGACGGATGGCCCGCAGCAAAGCCTTCCGCAATCCGGTTTTCTGGTTTCTTGCAACTGCTTTCTCTCTCATCTACCTGAACCACGGAATGATGATCACCCACTTCTTGCCAATGCTGGATGAACGCGGCGTATCGCTGGAGATCGCGGTTGTCGCTATATCATTCATCGGTCCACTGCAGGTCGCCGGGCGCGTGGTCATGGTCATGGTGGAAAAGCGAGTTTCGACGCGGGCGATTTGCACCACAGCGTTTGCGTCGATGGTTTTGGCGTCCGCCGCCCTTTTTGCAGCCCATTGGAGCCTGCTGCTGTTACCTCTATTTGTTCTTTTTCAAGGTGCCAGTATCGGCGTTATGAGTATACTCCGACCCGTTGTTACGGCGGAATATCTCGGTCGCGCGCACTTCGGTACCGTGTACGGTGTCCTTGCAATGCCGGTGACCGCAAGCTTCGCATTTGCACCTTGGCTAGGTGCCATCATCTGGACTTTCGGAGGATACGATAGCCTATTGTTCGCTACGGCGATCATGGCCTTGGCAGCACTTTTGTTCTTCGTCCTTGCAGCGACCCACCGGCAGAGTGCATGA
- a CDS encoding NAD(P)/FAD-dependent oxidoreductase produces MKATMERFDAIVLGAGAAGLMCAMTAAQRGRRVLLLERANQVGKKILISGGGRCNFTNLDVRPERFLSGNPHFCKSALSRYRQQDFIALVEQHGIAYHEKTLGQLFCDGSARQIVDLLLAGCAKGGVTLRLNQDVQEISKPDDFHVVVNGSLAAAPALVVATGGPSIPKMGATGFAYRLAEQFGVSLVPPRPALVPLTVESAGIGLEDPGSLAGLSLDCVARFGKAKFREAMLFTHRGLSGPAILQISSYWQPGNEIHLDLLPDIDAAAYLKARKQERPKSEARSVLSEIFPNRLAQTIALRHLPEGSLANLPDRSLESLGARLKNWPVQPTGSEGYAKAEVTAGGIDCRELSSKTFETRKVPGLYFIGEALDVTGWLGGYNFQWAWSSAWCCGQALTTHEG; encoded by the coding sequence ATGAAGGCCACTATGGAGCGATTCGATGCCATCGTACTTGGAGCGGGCGCGGCTGGGTTGATGTGCGCCATGACCGCGGCTCAGCGCGGCCGACGCGTGTTGCTACTGGAACGCGCGAACCAGGTTGGCAAGAAGATCCTGATTTCCGGTGGCGGTCGCTGCAACTTCACGAATTTGGATGTTCGCCCGGAACGTTTTCTTTCGGGTAATCCGCATTTCTGCAAATCCGCACTTAGCCGCTACCGACAACAAGACTTCATAGCTTTGGTCGAACAGCATGGCATTGCCTACCACGAGAAAACTCTTGGTCAGTTGTTTTGTGACGGCTCGGCACGTCAAATCGTCGATCTATTGCTGGCGGGTTGCGCCAAAGGTGGCGTGACCCTGCGCTTGAACCAAGACGTGCAGGAAATATCCAAGCCCGATGATTTTCATGTCGTCGTGAATGGAAGTCTCGCCGCAGCGCCGGCGCTGGTTGTTGCGACCGGTGGCCCCTCGATCCCCAAAATGGGAGCAACCGGTTTTGCTTATCGTTTGGCGGAACAATTTGGTGTTTCCCTCGTGCCGCCGCGCCCGGCTTTAGTGCCTTTGACAGTTGAGAGCGCAGGCATTGGGTTAGAAGATCCCGGGTCACTGGCGGGACTGTCGCTGGACTGCGTGGCTCGGTTCGGGAAAGCCAAATTTCGTGAGGCCATGCTGTTCACCCATCGCGGCCTATCTGGACCTGCGATTCTCCAGATCTCATCTTATTGGCAGCCCGGCAATGAAATTCACCTTGATCTGCTGCCAGACATCGATGCGGCGGCCTACTTGAAAGCACGCAAGCAGGAACGGCCAAAAAGCGAAGCCCGTAGTGTATTATCCGAGATTTTCCCAAATCGCCTCGCTCAAACGATCGCGCTGCGTCATCTGCCCGAAGGCAGCCTTGCAAACCTGCCGGACCGTAGTTTGGAAAGCCTTGGCGCGCGCCTCAAGAACTGGCCCGTCCAACCCACCGGAAGCGAAGGTTACGCAAAAGCCGAAGTTACAGCCGGCGGCATCGACTGCAGGGAGCTCTCTTCAAAAACCTTCGAGACACGCAAGGTGCCAGGGCTCTATTTCATTGGCGAGGCATTGGACGTAACCGGCTGGCTAGGCGGCTACAATTTCCAGTGGGCTTGGTCCAGCGCGTGGTGTTGCGGCCAAGCGCTAACGACCCATGAAGGGTGA
- a CDS encoding DMT family transporter, with protein sequence MDQKNLQTTHAKGFALTLFGVLILTPDALLIRLIDIDPFSMVVWRGFLMSGTLMTVFIIHRKGRVLAEFRALGRYGLAVALFYAANAFCFILALHLTSVANTLVIISADTLLAALLSIIFLHERVATPTWCAILAGIAGVVIVVGGGLGDGTLLGDFFALMTALLLAGTFVLIRMRPDLNMIPATALGGFLAAMVALPFASPFAVNGTQLGMILVLGMFVLPVAFGLITLGPRSIPAPEVALLLLLETVLGPFWVWWGIGETPPTATFIGGAVILSAVGLHALWRLRKRPAGI encoded by the coding sequence TTGGATCAGAAAAATTTACAGACAACACATGCGAAGGGGTTTGCGCTGACCCTTTTCGGCGTTCTCATCCTAACCCCCGATGCGTTGCTGATCCGCCTCATCGACATAGATCCCTTCTCCATGGTGGTCTGGCGTGGTTTCCTGATGTCCGGCACCCTGATGACTGTCTTCATCATTCACCGAAAGGGCCGTGTTCTAGCCGAATTCAGGGCTCTGGGCCGCTACGGCCTGGCTGTTGCGCTCTTTTATGCAGCGAATGCCTTCTGCTTCATCTTAGCATTGCACCTGACGTCCGTGGCCAACACCTTGGTGATAATATCCGCAGACACGCTCCTGGCTGCGCTGCTGTCCATAATCTTTCTCCACGAACGTGTCGCCACCCCAACTTGGTGCGCCATTCTCGCCGGCATTGCAGGTGTCGTCATCGTGGTTGGCGGCGGACTGGGCGACGGCACATTGCTAGGCGATTTCTTTGCGCTGATGACCGCCCTGCTGTTGGCTGGGACTTTCGTCCTAATCCGCATGCGCCCGGACCTCAACATGATTCCGGCGACAGCGCTGGGCGGATTCCTCGCCGCCATGGTGGCGTTACCCTTTGCTTCACCCTTTGCCGTAAACGGCACTCAGTTAGGAATGATCCTGGTATTGGGAATGTTTGTCCTGCCGGTTGCGTTTGGCCTTATCACGCTGGGGCCGCGCAGCATACCCGCACCGGAGGTTGCTCTGTTGCTATTGCTCGAAACCGTGCTCGGCCCCTTTTGGGTTTGGTGGGGCATTGGCGAAACGCCCCCGACCGCGACCTTCATCGGAGGCGCCGTGATTCTCTCAGCCGTCGGTCTGCACGCGCTTTGGCGGCTCAGAAAACGACCTGCAGGAATATGA
- a CDS encoding MAPEG family protein: MTTDLIMLALVAGLTALLWLPYILAHIVNVGLLPALTYTADGTPLPDWAARAKKAHYNAIENLAPFATLVLIAHVSGTADETTAAASVVYFLARLAHYPAYVSNIPFTRTISFAVGCVALLVIFLQVVF; the protein is encoded by the coding sequence ATGACAACCGATCTGATTATGTTGGCTCTGGTGGCTGGGCTAACGGCGCTTTTATGGCTTCCCTACATTCTAGCCCACATTGTTAACGTCGGACTGCTGCCAGCCTTGACCTATACAGCAGATGGAACACCGCTTCCTGATTGGGCGGCACGGGCCAAAAAAGCCCACTACAATGCCATTGAGAACTTGGCGCCCTTTGCCACCTTGGTTCTAATCGCGCATGTCAGTGGAACGGCGGATGAAACCACGGCGGCGGCCTCGGTGGTGTATTTCCTGGCTCGGCTGGCCCATTACCCGGCCTATGTGTCGAACATCCCCTTTACCCGCACGATAAGCTTTGCGGTTGGTTGCGTGGCATTGTTGGTCATATTCCTGCAGGTCGTTTTCTGA
- a CDS encoding cupin domain-containing protein — protein sequence MKIRAVHVKQALDELPVLKGRTPQTTASDADPSFATLATFGKNGGVFVGSFEGRSAWERHSLGDELVQVVAGSTRLTILADGQQQIFEMKAGMVTVVPQGCWHRFDAPEGVSVLTVTPQPTDHSADDPVLSGNVATDFPQTTK from the coding sequence ATGAAAATTAGAGCGGTGCATGTCAAACAGGCATTGGACGAGCTACCGGTTCTAAAAGGGCGTACCCCACAGACGACGGCTTCGGATGCCGACCCCTCCTTCGCAACCCTAGCAACGTTCGGCAAGAACGGCGGCGTTTTCGTAGGCAGCTTCGAAGGACGCAGTGCCTGGGAACGGCATAGCCTTGGCGATGAACTTGTACAAGTCGTCGCGGGCAGCACGCGTTTGACCATCCTGGCAGACGGCCAACAACAAATCTTCGAAATGAAGGCAGGTATGGTTACGGTCGTGCCACAAGGCTGCTGGCACCGCTTCGACGCCCCAGAGGGAGTATCGGTGTTAACTGTTACGCCTCAACCGACGGATCATTCGGCCGACGACCCGGTTCTATCCGGAAACGTTGCTACTGATTTTCCTCAAACAACCAAATAG
- a CDS encoding glycosyltransferase has product MPRIFLSCWGTLGEVLPFAGFARDLTTAGHEVFVAGPENLRVIFDGTATGYCALPPGPREMQVTVDTVRHLFNPTLSWERLLSQVIDPYCEAQFHEAGRFIQKSGVDVAFCSWITPGASLAAEASGTATIRCHLYPQSLFQKSDLPLFSRWCRAMTGSRPKITDRIETRRAIVQHFSRLTPRLNNLAASCGLAPETSGMFAVDREERHQLALFPAALLRKAEPGCLHLQHAARQKIGELPAQLTRFLASGPAPILVALGSVIPVARPDLLDLVARACQEISERAILHHGPFNQPIVQHGPNLISVSTLPPPWLLPRVKAVVHHGGMGSLRETLGEGLPSVSLPQGFDQLDNAKRLEELALGTWVAPSRQNSETIGRALVRALHQEAETHAAKQWNKNALTKRDLTASSVISTLGL; this is encoded by the coding sequence GTGCCGCGAATATTCCTAAGCTGTTGGGGTACATTAGGCGAGGTACTGCCTTTTGCCGGTTTTGCACGTGATCTCACCACCGCGGGGCACGAGGTGTTTGTGGCCGGGCCGGAAAACCTAAGGGTGATTTTTGACGGAACCGCCACAGGGTATTGCGCACTGCCACCCGGTCCCCGTGAAATGCAGGTCACGGTCGATACCGTCCGTCATCTCTTTAATCCCACGCTGAGTTGGGAAAGGTTGCTGTCCCAGGTAATCGACCCTTACTGCGAGGCGCAGTTCCATGAAGCAGGCCGGTTTATTCAGAAAAGCGGAGTCGATGTCGCATTTTGCAGTTGGATCACGCCGGGGGCGTCTCTAGCGGCCGAAGCCTCCGGAACAGCGACGATTCGTTGCCATCTCTACCCGCAGTCGCTTTTCCAGAAAAGCGACCTTCCATTGTTCAGCCGCTGGTGTCGCGCGATGACCGGTAGCCGGCCAAAAATTACCGATAGAATCGAAACAAGGCGTGCGATCGTGCAGCACTTCTCCAGACTGACGCCAAGGCTGAATAATCTGGCTGCGTCCTGCGGTCTGGCGCCGGAGACCAGTGGCATGTTTGCCGTGGACCGAGAGGAAAGGCATCAGCTAGCACTTTTCCCAGCCGCGCTTTTGCGAAAGGCGGAACCTGGCTGTCTCCATCTCCAACACGCGGCACGACAAAAGATTGGCGAGCTGCCGGCGCAACTGACGCGCTTCCTGGCATCGGGCCCTGCTCCAATTTTGGTGGCGCTGGGATCCGTGATCCCAGTTGCACGACCAGACTTGCTAGACCTTGTTGCCCGCGCTTGTCAGGAGATCAGTGAACGGGCAATTCTTCACCACGGACCATTCAATCAGCCTATCGTACAACATGGGCCAAACCTGATTTCAGTTTCAACCCTACCGCCCCCTTGGCTCCTGCCACGGGTAAAGGCAGTCGTGCATCACGGCGGTATGGGTAGCTTGCGGGAAACCCTGGGCGAAGGTCTACCCTCCGTAAGCCTGCCGCAAGGTTTCGACCAATTGGATAACGCCAAACGATTGGAGGAACTGGCTTTGGGAACATGGGTGGCGCCTTCACGACAAAACAGCGAGACCATTGGCCGCGCCCTTGTCCGGGCATTGCATCAAGAGGCGGAAACCCATGCGGCCAAGCAGTGGAACAAAAACGCCCTTACCAAGCGAGATCTTACTGCAAGCTCCGTCATCTCCACTTTGGGGCTTTGA